One region of Bacillus zhangzhouensis genomic DNA includes:
- a CDS encoding SDR family oxidoreductase, whose translation MDLNLTGKKALVAASSQGIGKATAFALAKEGADVMLSGRHEQRLKETVNELSPLVKGQLTYQVCDVSDARQIKALVQAAAGDEKCLDILVNNTGGPKTGTLDTLTDEDWIESFQLHLLSYIRLLKEALPYLKKRGARVLNIASMSVKEPIPGLMLSNTFRPAIAGWTKTAAQELAKDGILINTLAPGKIETDRVKQLDKHRAQAENRTIEEIKALAERAIPIGRYGQPEEFAAYAAFLLSEANTYMTGQTLIIDGGLTKSL comes from the coding sequence ATGGATCTCAATCTAACTGGAAAAAAAGCATTGGTAGCTGCAAGCAGTCAAGGTATTGGAAAAGCGACTGCCTTTGCTCTAGCAAAAGAAGGAGCAGATGTGATGCTTTCGGGAAGACATGAACAGAGGCTGAAAGAAACAGTTAACGAGCTGTCTCCGCTTGTCAAAGGACAGCTGACTTATCAAGTATGTGACGTATCTGACGCCAGGCAAATCAAGGCGCTTGTTCAAGCAGCGGCCGGTGATGAGAAGTGTCTAGACATTCTTGTAAACAATACAGGCGGGCCTAAAACAGGGACGCTTGACACCTTAACAGATGAAGATTGGATCGAATCATTTCAGCTTCATTTACTCAGCTATATTCGATTATTAAAAGAGGCATTACCTTATTTGAAAAAACGCGGCGCACGTGTGTTAAATATTGCGTCAATGTCAGTGAAAGAACCGATCCCAGGCTTGATGCTGTCGAATACATTTAGACCGGCTATAGCCGGCTGGACAAAAACAGCCGCTCAGGAGCTTGCAAAGGATGGTATTTTGATCAATACGTTAGCACCGGGAAAAATTGAAACAGACCGTGTTAAACAGCTGGATAAGCACCGTGCACAAGCAGAGAATCGAACAATTGAAGAAATTAAAGCATTGGCTGAACGGGCGATCCCGATTGGCCGTTACGGACAGCCAGAGGAATTTGCAGCATATGCAGCTTTTCTTTTATCTGAAGCCAATACATATATGACAGGTCAAACACTGATCATTGATGGTGGATTGACAAAGTCTCTTTAA
- a CDS encoding NAD(P)-dependent oxidoreductase, translating to MAQIKTVGFIGIGVMGRSMAGHLMDAGYEVLVYTRTKAKADALIQKGASWKPAVKEIAESADAVITMVGYPSDVEEVYLGEDGIVAHAAPGTYLIDMTTSKPQLAKEIELKAKERGVFALDAPVSGGDIGAQNGTLAIMVGGERSAYEACLPLFEQMGENIQYQGPAGSGQHTKMCNQIAIAAGMIGVAEAMAYAKKSGLDPEQVLKSITTGAAGSWSLSNLAPRMLKGDFEPGFYVKHFIKDMGIALEEAELMGAEMPGLSLAKSLYEKLSEQGEENSGTQSIYKLWVK from the coding sequence ATGGCACAAATCAAAACAGTTGGTTTTATAGGAATCGGTGTCATGGGGCGCAGTATGGCAGGACATTTAATGGATGCAGGCTATGAAGTTCTCGTGTATACAAGAACGAAAGCAAAAGCAGACGCATTGATTCAAAAAGGGGCATCATGGAAGCCGGCAGTAAAGGAGATTGCAGAAAGTGCAGATGCTGTCATCACAATGGTGGGATATCCATCGGATGTAGAAGAGGTCTATTTAGGTGAAGACGGGATTGTGGCACATGCCGCGCCTGGTACATATCTCATTGATATGACGACATCGAAGCCTCAGCTTGCAAAAGAAATTGAGTTGAAAGCGAAGGAAAGAGGTGTATTTGCATTAGATGCGCCTGTATCAGGCGGAGACATAGGAGCCCAAAATGGCACGCTGGCCATTATGGTCGGCGGAGAAAGGTCAGCCTATGAAGCCTGTCTGCCGCTATTTGAGCAAATGGGTGAAAACATTCAATATCAAGGACCGGCAGGGAGCGGCCAGCATACAAAAATGTGTAACCAAATTGCCATCGCAGCGGGGATGATAGGTGTTGCAGAAGCAATGGCCTATGCCAAAAAATCAGGGCTTGATCCAGAGCAGGTGCTCAAAAGCATCACAACAGGTGCAGCCGGCAGCTGGTCTTTATCAAACCTTGCACCAAGAATGCTGAAAGGCGATTTCGAGCCAGGGTTTTATGTGAAGCATTTTATCAAGGATATGGGCATTGCACTTGAAGAAGCAGAGCTTATGGGTGCAGAAATGCCGGGACTCTCACTTGCGAAGTCACTTTATGAGAAGCTGAGCGAACAAGGTGAAGAAAACAGCGGGACACAGAGTATCTATAAATTATGGGTCAAATAA
- a CDS encoding CAP domain-containing protein gives MKKKSFFFSALTAAALITFTGGHSADAKELNLKQVIHVQHQAIDLHILAAKLHISSDVNKLSKSNQKEIEALLNKLIKSGQPVTGTKVVKEVNKAKQEQKQESVKKPTASKPSTPAKENTKADQKDTAASKADSSLNAFEKEVVELTNKERAKQGLKALSVDSKLSKSARAKSQDMKDKNYFSHTSPTYGSPFDQMKQFGITYKSAGENIAQGQRSPQEVVTAWMNSEGHRANILNKNYTHIGVGYVKSGNYWTQQFIGK, from the coding sequence ATGAAGAAGAAATCATTCTTTTTTTCAGCGCTGACAGCTGCTGCACTCATCACGTTCACTGGAGGACATTCAGCTGATGCGAAGGAGCTTAACCTGAAACAAGTGATACACGTACAGCATCAAGCCATTGATCTTCATATATTAGCAGCAAAATTACATATCTCTTCAGATGTAAACAAGCTGAGCAAGTCGAATCAAAAAGAGATCGAAGCTCTATTAAACAAGCTGATCAAAAGCGGTCAACCTGTTACTGGAACAAAAGTAGTGAAAGAAGTAAACAAAGCAAAACAAGAACAAAAACAAGAATCAGTGAAAAAACCAACTGCTTCTAAACCAAGTACTCCAGCAAAAGAAAACACAAAAGCTGACCAAAAAGACACAGCGGCATCTAAAGCAGACAGCAGCTTAAATGCATTTGAGAAAGAAGTAGTTGAGCTTACAAATAAAGAGCGTGCAAAGCAAGGCTTAAAGGCACTTTCTGTTGATTCTAAATTAAGCAAATCTGCTCGCGCAAAATCTCAAGATATGAAAGATAAAAACTATTTCTCTCATACAAGCCCAACTTATGGATCTCCATTTGATCAAATGAAGCAATTCGGCATCACTTATAAATCAGCAGGTGAAAACATTGCCCAAGGTCAAAGATCCCCTCAAGAGGTTGTGACAGCATGGATGAACAGTGAAGGCCACAGAGCGAACATTTTAAACAAAAACTATACACATATCGGTGTTGGTTATGTGAAATCTGGCAACTACTGGACACAGCAATTCATCGGAAAATAA
- a CDS encoding penicillin-binding protein 2 translates to MVEKQQKGAAEQKRMKRRNAWRMNLFFFAVFSLFAGLVIKLGVLQIVNGEDYKKQANRTEVKTASYPSPRGKMYDARGRVVVDNESVPAIVYTSESGVKAKDKIKVARKLATYIKMDTVFLKERDIRDFWLASHPEEADKLISKAEKKGIDAKDVYPLQVERVPKKAVKAIEKDAEEKAVAAIYRRFTGGYAFEPQIVKAMDPNEEKKEDEKVALLDETKESKQTSSMSLTYEEISLVSEHLDELPGVNVINDWTRKYPFEKTLYHVFGGVTTPEQGIIKEREDYYMARGYSRNDRVGKSYLEYQYEDFLNPEKATVQYTQVGGKLLDEIKRTEGRRGLDLALTFDMELQKEVDKIVESELKSASARNYMMDRAFVVMMDPNTGDVLAMSGKKMDGRDVTDYAIGTFTTQYEMGSVIKGATVLSGYQDGMPHNQAYMDTPLYFAGSGGKPKQSYKVLGWVNDIQALQKSSNVYMFQVAMRMAGITYQKDGPLPARPEHLQKMRNYYAQFGLGVKTGIDLPQESSGMQTHPKTVGGLLLDEAIGQYDTYTPLQVAQYMSTIANGGSRIQPRVVKSVHLPTKKDEVGPVVKKYEPKVLNTINNSKADIDRVKTGLKMVTSTGGTAAGRFGQHDVAGKTGTAQTFYYGANRSWWGNATYNLTFGGYYPSSNPKVAFSVVTPYVSDKDPVIKNIPSKIMDRYIELQKKYEKQ, encoded by the coding sequence GTGGTTGAGAAACAGCAAAAAGGTGCTGCCGAGCAAAAAAGAATGAAGCGCCGGAACGCCTGGAGAATGAATCTCTTTTTCTTCGCTGTATTTAGTTTATTTGCTGGACTTGTGATCAAGCTTGGTGTGCTGCAAATCGTCAATGGTGAAGATTATAAAAAGCAAGCTAACCGAACAGAGGTCAAAACAGCATCATACCCGTCTCCAAGAGGAAAAATGTATGACGCGAGAGGAAGAGTCGTCGTTGATAACGAAAGTGTACCTGCCATCGTTTATACATCAGAAAGCGGTGTGAAAGCGAAGGATAAGATTAAGGTAGCAAGAAAACTTGCGACTTATATAAAAATGGATACTGTTTTTTTGAAAGAGCGTGATATTCGGGATTTTTGGCTGGCGAGCCATCCGGAAGAAGCGGATAAGCTCATTTCAAAAGCGGAGAAAAAGGGAATCGATGCAAAGGATGTCTATCCGCTTCAAGTAGAGCGTGTCCCAAAGAAAGCAGTCAAGGCGATTGAAAAGGATGCAGAGGAAAAAGCTGTTGCAGCGATCTACCGTAGATTTACAGGCGGATATGCCTTTGAGCCTCAAATCGTGAAGGCAATGGACCCAAACGAAGAGAAAAAAGAGGACGAAAAAGTTGCTTTACTCGATGAAACAAAAGAATCAAAACAGACTTCATCCATGAGCTTGACATATGAAGAAATTTCACTTGTCTCAGAGCATCTTGATGAACTGCCTGGTGTGAACGTCATCAACGACTGGACAAGAAAATATCCGTTTGAAAAGACTCTTTATCATGTATTCGGCGGCGTGACCACACCAGAGCAAGGAATCATTAAAGAGCGTGAAGATTACTATATGGCAAGAGGCTACTCGCGAAATGACCGGGTAGGGAAGAGCTATTTAGAATATCAATATGAGGATTTTCTGAACCCAGAGAAAGCGACCGTTCAATATACACAGGTTGGCGGGAAGCTGCTCGATGAAATCAAGCGGACAGAGGGGCGAAGAGGACTTGATCTTGCGCTGACATTTGATATGGAGCTGCAAAAGGAAGTGGACAAAATCGTCGAATCAGAGCTTAAATCGGCCAGCGCGAGAAACTATATGATGGATCGTGCCTTTGTCGTCATGATGGACCCTAACACAGGGGATGTTCTCGCCATGTCGGGCAAGAAAATGGACGGCAGAGACGTCACAGACTATGCGATCGGAACATTTACGACTCAGTATGAAATGGGCTCTGTTATCAAAGGAGCCACAGTTCTGAGCGGTTATCAGGACGGGATGCCCCACAACCAAGCCTATATGGATACACCGCTCTATTTTGCAGGAAGTGGTGGAAAGCCAAAACAGTCTTATAAAGTTCTTGGTTGGGTTAACGACATTCAGGCACTTCAAAAAAGTTCCAACGTCTACATGTTCCAAGTAGCGATGAGAATGGCGGGCATCACCTATCAAAAGGATGGGCCGTTACCTGCAAGGCCTGAGCACTTACAAAAAATGAGAAACTACTATGCGCAATTCGGTCTTGGCGTAAAAACAGGGATCGACCTGCCGCAGGAATCAAGCGGTATGCAGACGCATCCTAAGACGGTCGGCGGACTCTTGCTTGATGAAGCAATTGGTCAGTATGACACGTATACGCCGCTTCAAGTTGCGCAATACATGTCGACGATCGCTAATGGAGGCAGCCGTATTCAGCCAAGAGTGGTGAAAAGCGTTCATCTTCCAACGAAGAAGGATGAAGTAGGCCCAGTTGTAAAAAAATATGAGCCGAAGGTGCTCAATACGATTAACAACTCCAAAGCAGATATTGACCGCGTAAAAACGGGACTGAAAATGGTCACATCAACAGGCGGAACTGCCGCTGGCCGGTTTGGTCAGCATGATGTCGCAGGTAAAACGGGTACAGCACAAACCTTCTACTATGGCGCCAATCGCAGCTGGTGGGGAAATGCCACGTACAATTTAACCTTTGGAGGATATTATCCTTCTTCTAATCCAAAGGTGGCATTTAGTGTCGTGACACCTTATGTCTCAGATAAAGATCCTGTCATTAAAAACATTCCAAGTAAAATTATGGATAGGTATATTGAATTACAAAAGAAATATGAAAAACAATAA
- a CDS encoding PAS domain-containing protein, with protein sequence MEQQMKDSNQLYSNIDLHAVLSSNGRFLYISSNCKQLLLYEQKDLLGCFLKDFVHTEDQFLVESYFYNQHMLEVCHFRLLRSDLTAVWIEASIDFVACDGLDSEVSREMILKMRVLDTEPQKVAFQSTSKLAEQSLGSLPAFQNVSEAEQLIAMLPNPLCITTLGKIVYANDAMLQLMGVSARDDMIGKSAFDFIAEEYHDIVRSRITRLQQGLPVGMIEQIWKRKDGSSIHIEVKSSPTIYQNQRAELLLLVDISSRKKFQTVLQKSRERYQLLIQNSIDTIAVIHDHKWVFMNESGIKLFEAEHYDKLIGKDIFHQIHSCDQQKVKKSLSRIIERASDSEIVTMSCHTFKHKLIYTEMVCIPTTFFGETAVQIILRDISERKQTEELMLRSEKLSIAGQLAAGIAHEIRNPLTAIKGFLQLIKPKTKDRDQYFEIVFSELSRIEIILSELLMLAKPQQTSSMQTLDLKKIISEVTALLETQANLNGILMNTSEIEEGLLMNGDQNQLKQVFINLIKNAVESMPDGGKVDITAKAESDGILVTIRDEGVGIPESVMKRIGEPFLTTKEKGTGLGLMVTFNILENHNGTIRVDSQPEKGTVFHIMFPAK encoded by the coding sequence ATGGAACAACAAATGAAAGATTCGAATCAATTGTATTCGAACATTGATTTACATGCCGTTCTTTCTTCTAATGGCCGCTTTCTCTACATTTCTTCCAACTGTAAGCAGCTTTTACTCTATGAACAAAAGGATTTACTAGGGTGTTTTTTGAAGGACTTTGTTCATACCGAAGATCAATTTCTCGTCGAAAGTTATTTTTACAATCAGCACATGCTGGAGGTTTGCCACTTTAGACTGCTAAGAAGTGATCTGACAGCTGTATGGATCGAAGCAAGCATTGATTTTGTTGCTTGTGATGGGTTAGACAGCGAAGTAAGTAGAGAAATGATCCTGAAAATGAGGGTGCTGGATACTGAGCCTCAAAAGGTAGCATTTCAATCAACATCAAAATTAGCAGAACAGTCGCTGGGCAGTCTGCCGGCTTTCCAAAATGTCAGTGAAGCTGAACAATTGATTGCCATGCTGCCAAATCCGTTATGTATTACGACTTTAGGGAAAATTGTGTATGCGAATGATGCGATGCTGCAATTAATGGGGGTAAGTGCAAGAGATGACATGATCGGCAAGTCCGCGTTTGATTTTATTGCTGAAGAGTACCATGATATTGTCAGAAGCCGTATAACAAGGCTGCAGCAAGGCCTTCCAGTCGGAATGATTGAACAGATATGGAAGCGTAAAGATGGGAGCAGTATTCATATTGAGGTAAAGTCTTCACCGACGATATATCAAAATCAGCGGGCAGAGCTTTTGCTACTCGTCGACATCTCATCTCGTAAAAAATTCCAAACCGTTCTTCAAAAAAGCCGGGAAAGGTATCAACTGCTCATTCAAAACTCCATTGATACGATTGCGGTCATCCATGATCACAAATGGGTGTTTATGAATGAATCAGGCATTAAATTATTTGAAGCCGAGCATTACGATAAATTAATAGGAAAGGATATTTTTCACCAAATCCATTCCTGTGATCAGCAGAAGGTCAAAAAGAGCTTATCACGTATTATTGAAAGAGCATCAGATTCCGAGATTGTCACGATGAGCTGTCATACGTTTAAGCATAAGCTGATTTATACAGAAATGGTATGTATCCCAACTACATTCTTTGGAGAAACAGCAGTTCAAATTATTTTAAGAGATATATCCGAACGTAAGCAGACAGAAGAGCTCATGCTCCGCTCTGAAAAATTATCGATCGCAGGTCAATTGGCGGCTGGCATTGCACATGAAATCAGAAATCCATTGACCGCCATCAAAGGCTTTTTACAGCTCATTAAACCGAAAACAAAAGATCGTGATCAATACTTCGAGATTGTTTTCTCTGAGCTGAGCCGAATAGAAATTATATTGAGTGAGCTGCTAATGTTGGCGAAACCGCAGCAAACGTCCTCAATGCAGACGCTTGATTTGAAAAAAATCATCAGTGAAGTCACGGCCTTGTTAGAAACACAAGCGAACTTAAATGGCATTTTAATGAACACAAGTGAGATAGAGGAGGGTCTCCTGATGAACGGAGATCAAAATCAGCTCAAGCAAGTGTTTATCAATTTAATCAAAAATGCCGTAGAATCCATGCCGGACGGAGGAAAGGTAGACATCACGGCCAAAGCAGAAAGTGATGGAATACTTGTCACCATTCGTGATGAAGGGGTCGGCATTCCTGAATCGGTGATGAAGCGGATTGGAGAGCCCTTTTTAACCACAAAGGAAAAAGGCACCGGACTTGGCCTCATGGTCACATTTAATATTTTAGAAAATCATAACGGGACGATCCGTGTGGATAGTCAGCCTGAAAAAGGCACCGTATTTCACATCATGTTTCCTGCAAAATAA
- a CDS encoding aminotransferase A, translating to MEHLLNPRVKDIEISGIRTFSNLVSSYEDVVSLTIGQPDFYTPHHVKTAAKTAIDENFTSYTHNAGFLELRQAIQHYIKKKMNLDYDAESEIIVTTGASQAIDAAFRTILTEGDEVILPGPVYPGYEPIIRMCGAMPVHIDTTNAGFKLNAKLIEDALTEKTKCVVLPYPSNPTGVTLLEEELKEIAQLLEGKDIFILSDEIYSELTFDRPHHSIASSLKEQTIVINGLSKSHSMTGWRIGFLFAPAPIAKHVLKVHQYNVSCASAVSQKAALEAVTNGVDDALIMREQYKKRLDYVYDRLISMGLPVIKPSGAFYIFPSIESFGMSSVDFCMELLEGTRLAVVPGSAFSPLGEGYVRLSYAYSLETLKEGLDRLEQFVLEKRSVHSLD from the coding sequence ATGGAGCATTTGCTGAATCCAAGAGTAAAGGATATTGAAATTTCAGGCATTCGAACATTTTCAAATCTCGTATCGTCATATGAAGATGTCGTTTCATTGACGATAGGTCAGCCCGATTTTTATACGCCGCATCATGTCAAAACAGCTGCAAAAACAGCCATTGACGAGAATTTCACCTCATACACTCACAATGCTGGTTTCCTAGAGCTAAGACAAGCAATCCAGCATTATATCAAGAAGAAAATGAATCTTGATTATGATGCAGAGTCAGAAATCATTGTGACGACAGGTGCAAGTCAAGCAATTGATGCTGCGTTTCGGACCATTTTGACAGAAGGCGACGAGGTCATTTTACCTGGACCTGTATACCCTGGATATGAACCAATCATTCGAATGTGCGGTGCCATGCCCGTGCATATTGACACAACGAATGCGGGCTTTAAATTGAATGCTAAGCTGATTGAGGATGCATTAACGGAAAAGACAAAGTGTGTGGTTCTTCCTTACCCTTCAAATCCGACTGGTGTCACACTTTTAGAAGAAGAATTGAAAGAAATTGCCCAGCTCCTTGAAGGAAAAGACATCTTTATTTTATCCGATGAAATCTACAGCGAACTGACATTTGACCGGCCGCATCATTCAATTGCCTCTTCCTTAAAAGAACAGACCATTGTCATCAATGGGCTGTCTAAATCTCATAGCATGACTGGATGGAGAATTGGCTTTTTATTTGCTCCAGCTCCAATTGCTAAACATGTATTAAAAGTACATCAATATAACGTGTCTTGTGCCTCGGCTGTCTCACAAAAAGCGGCACTTGAAGCTGTGACAAATGGTGTGGATGATGCACTGATCATGAGAGAGCAATATAAGAAAAGACTCGATTATGTATATGATCGGCTCATTTCTATGGGGCTTCCGGTGATTAAACCTTCTGGCGCTTTTTATATTTTTCCATCCATTGAATCGTTTGGGATGAGTTCCGTTGATTTTTGCATGGAGCTGTTAGAAGGTACAAGACTTGCGGTCGTACCAGGCTCTGCTTTCTCTCCACTCGGCGAAGGGTATGTGCGCCTGTCTTATGCTTATTCACTTGAAACACTGAAAGAAGGACTTGACCGGCTAGAACAATTTGTACTTGAAAAACGTTCCGTTCATTCGCTAGATTGA
- a CDS encoding cation diffusion facilitator family transporter produces MEQAAKTSKIAFLSVLSNTFVVILKIIVGLLTGSVAVLSEAIHSFLDLLASFIAFISVRISRKPADSKHPYGHGKIENISGTIETLLIFVAGIWIIYECVHKLMHPDPVKLPVLGIVVMLLGALINFVVSRIVSKEAERVHSVAMKSNALHLLTDVYTSLGVAFSLLLVASTDWYYLDPIIGMVLALFIMREAFILMKEAFPPLVDARLTPEEEQSIEAIIQGFSQEFIEYHDFRTRRSGAEEYIDFHLIVDGKTTIKDVHQLCDRIEEKIQLEFPHAQIFIHVEPESERSSQT; encoded by the coding sequence ATGGAACAAGCAGCGAAGACATCGAAAATCGCGTTTCTATCCGTGCTGAGCAATACATTTGTTGTCATTTTAAAAATCATTGTGGGTCTATTAACTGGATCTGTTGCGGTTTTATCAGAAGCCATTCATTCGTTTCTAGATTTACTGGCGTCGTTTATTGCATTTATTTCTGTTCGTATTTCAAGAAAGCCAGCAGATTCTAAACATCCGTATGGACATGGAAAGATCGAAAATATTTCTGGAACGATTGAGACCCTGCTGATTTTCGTTGCTGGCATTTGGATTATATACGAATGTGTTCACAAATTAATGCATCCAGATCCAGTCAAGCTGCCCGTGCTTGGCATTGTGGTTATGCTGCTGGGCGCGCTCATCAATTTTGTTGTATCGAGGATTGTAAGCAAAGAGGCTGAGCGAGTACATTCAGTCGCCATGAAATCAAATGCACTGCACCTGTTAACGGATGTGTATACGTCACTAGGGGTGGCATTCAGTTTATTGCTTGTGGCATCAACCGACTGGTATTACCTAGATCCTATCATTGGAATGGTTCTGGCCCTCTTTATTATGCGTGAAGCATTTATACTCATGAAGGAAGCCTTCCCGCCGCTTGTTGATGCTCGATTAACACCAGAGGAAGAACAATCAATCGAAGCGATTATTCAAGGATTCAGTCAAGAATTTATTGAATATCATGACTTTCGAACAAGGCGGTCTGGTGCAGAGGAATATATTGATTTCCATTTGATTGTAGATGGAAAGACAACCATTAAAGATGTTCACCAATTATGTGATCGAATTGAAGAGAAGATTCAGCTTGAATTTCCGCATGCGCAAATCTTTATTCATGTGGAACCTGAAAGTGAAAGAAGCTCACAAACGTAA
- a CDS encoding RDD family protein, with protein METNITEPHIQEKKHPELAGVGYRFLAHLLDGIIIGVPIAFIMFILASVFFVSSPGAAAMLDDGSYGYSSTVITDEEWEAIMGLIFFYIGAILMGTVVTWLYYAIMESSKWQGTLGKMALGIKVTKVTGEKVTFGRATGRFFAKGFLSPILYIGYIIAFFTEKKQALHDLIASTIVVKKS; from the coding sequence ATGGAAACCAACATAACAGAACCACACATTCAAGAAAAGAAGCATCCTGAGCTAGCAGGTGTAGGCTATCGTTTTCTTGCGCACCTTTTGGACGGTATCATTATCGGAGTACCAATTGCTTTTATCATGTTTATTTTGGCGTCAGTCTTTTTTGTCTCTAGCCCAGGGGCAGCAGCGATGCTAGATGACGGCAGTTATGGCTATTCTTCTACCGTCATCACGGATGAGGAATGGGAAGCTATTATGGGACTGATCTTTTTCTATATAGGGGCAATCTTGATGGGTACCGTGGTGACATGGCTTTATTACGCCATTATGGAATCATCAAAATGGCAAGGAACACTCGGGAAGATGGCTCTCGGCATCAAAGTAACAAAAGTCACAGGCGAAAAGGTCACATTCGGACGTGCAACAGGCCGCTTCTTTGCAAAAGGCTTCTTGTCTCCGATCTTATATATTGGCTATATCATTGCCTTTTTCACAGAGAAAAAACAAGCACTTCACGATTTGATTGCAAGTACCATTGTTGTGAAGAAATCATGA
- a CDS encoding MFS transporter, producing MRTGKKTAQKKGAGFGLFLTAPVLAWALYDFANTIFSSNMITIFFPFYLQETIGDSGKMDQIASTFISYANALASFFLVMFTPLYGVLIDRTGKKKRYITVFTFICIACTVLMGVFAGIDFSSEWLGLPVSLMVVVTLFVIAKFFYHSSLVFYDTILPDLGTKDEIPLISGFGIAVGYVGTLVGLSVYLLVGNDQFYEAFIPTALLFLLLFLPFLFFVKDPHPLPQQEKKASFFSGYKEIVHTFKEMKRYKPAFIFMIAFFFMNDALQTAIAMMAVYAKIIIGFTAGQFILLYLVSTISSIIGSFLFGYITKAIGAKRSITVVSIILIVALILAVTAATEWVFWVAGSLFGISLGASWGASRILIIELTPKEKRGQFFGLFAFSGKVSSIIGPIIYGSVTLLFAEHGNLASRLALGSLLILAAIGLVIHQFVREKA from the coding sequence TTGAGAACAGGAAAAAAGACTGCACAGAAAAAAGGGGCAGGCTTCGGGCTGTTTTTGACAGCACCTGTGTTGGCCTGGGCATTGTATGATTTTGCAAATACGATCTTTTCATCAAATATGATCACCATTTTCTTCCCGTTTTACTTGCAGGAAACGATCGGGGACAGTGGGAAAATGGACCAGATTGCAAGTACCTTTATTTCTTATGCAAACGCACTAGCCAGTTTTTTTCTCGTCATGTTTACACCTTTATACGGAGTGCTGATTGATCGTACAGGAAAAAAGAAACGCTACATTACGGTTTTTACGTTCATATGTATTGCTTGTACGGTGTTGATGGGGGTTTTTGCTGGGATTGATTTCTCAAGTGAATGGCTTGGACTGCCTGTTTCTTTAATGGTCGTGGTCACCTTGTTTGTGATCGCAAAGTTTTTTTATCATTCTAGTCTTGTTTTCTATGACACCATTCTGCCCGATCTTGGGACAAAGGATGAAATCCCACTTATTTCCGGATTTGGTATCGCCGTTGGCTATGTAGGAACACTTGTCGGCCTCTCTGTTTATTTACTTGTCGGCAATGACCAATTTTATGAAGCATTTATTCCGACAGCCCTTTTGTTTCTTCTCCTTTTTCTACCCTTTCTCTTTTTTGTAAAAGATCCTCATCCGCTGCCTCAGCAAGAGAAAAAGGCCTCTTTTTTCAGCGGGTACAAAGAGATTGTTCATACGTTTAAAGAGATGAAAAGATACAAGCCAGCTTTTATCTTTATGATCGCCTTCTTTTTTATGAATGATGCCCTACAAACAGCGATTGCGATGATGGCTGTTTATGCCAAAATCATCATTGGCTTTACCGCTGGGCAATTTATTTTGCTCTATCTTGTGTCAACCATTTCAAGTATTATTGGCTCCTTTCTGTTTGGTTATATCACAAAAGCGATAGGGGCAAAGCGCTCGATTACAGTCGTGTCTATTATTTTAATTGTTGCGCTCATCTTGGCTGTGACAGCGGCAACCGAATGGGTATTCTGGGTAGCAGGCAGTTTATTTGGAATTTCACTTGGCGCAAGCTGGGGGGCATCACGAATCTTGATTATTGAACTGACACCGAAGGAAAAGCGAGGACAGTTTTTTGGCCTCTTTGCATTCTCAGGGAAGGTGTCTTCCATTATCGGACCCATCATTTATGGCTCAGTTACGCTGCTGTTTGCAGAGCACGGAAATCTCGCAAGCCGTCTTGCGCTAGGGTCTTTGCTCATCCTTGCAGCGATAGGGCTTGTGATTCATCAATTCGTTCGAGAGAAAGCATAA